A stretch of the Equus caballus isolate H_3958 breed thoroughbred chromosome X, TB-T2T, whole genome shotgun sequence genome encodes the following:
- the NLGN3 gene encoding neuroligin-3 isoform X2 yields MWLRLGPPSLSLSPKPTVGQSLCLTLWFLSLVLKASTQAPAPTVNTHFGKLRGARVPLPSEILGPVDQYLGVPYAAPPIGEKRFLPPEPPPSWSGIRNATHFPPVCPQNIHTAVPEVMLPVWFTANLDIVATYIQEPNEDCLYLNVYVPTEDGSGAKKQGEDLADNDGDEDEDIRDSGAKPVMVYIHGGSYMEGTGNMIDGSVLASYGNVIVITLNYRVGVLGFLSTGDQAAKGNYGLLDQIQALRWVSENIAFFGGDPRRITVFGSGIGASCVSLLTLSHHSEGLFQRAIIQSGSALSSWAVNYQPVKYTSLLADKVGCNVLDTVDMVDCLRQKSAKELVEQDIQPARYHVAFGPVIDGDVIPDDPEILMEQGEFLNYDIMLGVNQGEGLKFVEGVVDPEDGVSGTDFDYSVSNFVDNLYGYPEGKDTLRETIKFMYTDWADRDNPETRRKTLVALFTDHQWVEPSVVTADLHARYGSPTYFYAFYHHCQSLMKPAWSDAAHGDEVPYVFGVPMVGPTDLFPCNFSKNDVMLSAVVMTYWTNFAKTGDPNKPVPQDTKFIHTKANRFEEVAWSKYNPRDQLYLHIGLKPRVRDHYRATKVAFWKHLVPHLYNLHDMFHYTSTTTKVPPPDTTHSSHITRRPNGKTWSTKRPAISPAYSNENAQGSWNGDQDAGPLLVENPRDYSTELSVTIAVGASLLFLNVLAFAALYYRKDKRRQEPLRQPSPQRGTGAPELGAAPEEELAALQLGPTHHECEAGPPHDTLRLTALPDYTLTLRRSPDDIPLMTPNTITMIPNSLVGLQTLHPYNTFATGFNSTGLPHSHSTTRV; encoded by the exons taaggggTGCACGGGTACCATTGCCCAGTGAGATCCTGGGGCCTGTGGACCAATACCTGGGGGTGCCCTACGCAGCTCCCCCAATCGGCGAGAAACGTTTCCTGCCCCCTGAACCACCCCCATCCTGGTCTGGCATCCGGAACGCCACACACTTTCCCCCAGTGTGCCCCCAGAACATCCACACAGCTGTGCCCGAAGTCATGCTGCCCGTCTGGTTCACTGCCAACTTGGATATCGTCGCTACTTACATCCAGGAACCCAACGAAGACTGCCTCTACCTGAACGTCTACGTGCCCACGGAGGATG GATCCGGCGCTAAGAAACAGGGCGAGGACTTAGCGGATAATGACGGGGATGAAGATGAAG ACATCCGGGACAGTGGCGCTAAGCCCGTCATGGTCTACATCCATGGAGGCTCTTACATGGAAGGGACAGGCAACATGATTGACGGCAGCGTCCTCGCCAGTTATGGCAACGTCATCGTCATCACCCTCAACTATCGGGTTGGGGTGCTAG GTTTCCTGAGCACTGGAGATCAGGCTGCCAAGGGCAACTATGGGCTCCTTGACCAAATCCAGGCCCTCCGCTGGGTGAGCGAGAATATTGCCTTCTTTGGTGGCGATCCCCGCCGTATTACCGTCTTTGGCTCGGGCATTGGTGCATCCTGTGTCAGCCTCCTCACGTTGTCGCATCACTCTGAGG GGCTTTTCCAGAGGGCCATCATCCAAAGTGGTTCTGCTCTGTCCAGTTGGGCTGTGAACTACCAACCAGTGAAGTACACCAGCCTGCTGGCAGACAAGGTGGGCTGTAACGTGCTAGACACAGTGGATATGGTAGACTGTCTTCGGCAAAAGAGTGCCAAGGAGCTGGTAGAGCAAGACATCCAGCCAGCCCGCTACCATGTGGCCTTCGGCCCTGTGATTGACGGTGATGTCATTCCTGATGACCCTGAGATTCTCATGGAACAGGGTGAGTTCCTCAACTATGACATCATGCTAGGTGTCAACCAGGGTGAGGGGCTCAAGTTTGTGGAAGGGGTGGTAGACCCTGAGGATGGTGTCTCTGGCACTGACTTTGACTACTCCGTCTCCAACTTTGTGGACAACCTGTATGGCTATCCTGAGGGTAAGGACACCCTGCGGGAGACCATCAAATTCATGTACACAGACTGGGCAGACCGTGACAACCCTGAGACCCGCCGTAAAACACTGGTGGCACTCTTCACCGACCACCAGTGGGTGGAGCCTTCGGTGGTGACAGCTGATCTGCATGCCCGCTATGGCTCACCTACCTACTTCTACGCCTTCTACCATCACTGCCAGAGCCTCATGAAGCCTGCCTGGTCAGATGCAGCTCATGGGGACGAAGTACCCTACGTTTTCGGCGTCCCTATGGTAGGCCCCACTGACCTCTTCCCCTGCAACTTCTCCAAGAATGACGTTATGCTCAGTGCTGTCGTCATGACCTACTGGACCAACTTTGCCAAGACCGG GGATCCCAACAAGCCGGTCCCCCAGGACACCAAGTTCATTCACACCAAGGCCAACCGCTTTGAGGAAGTGGCCTGGTCCAAATATAATCCCCGAGACCAGCTCTACCTTCACATCGGGCTGAAACCGAGGGTCCGCGATCATTACCGGGCCACTAAGGTGGCCTTTTGGAAGCACCTGGTGCCCCACCTATACAACCTGCATGACATGTTCCACTATACGTCCACAACCACCAAAGTGCCGCCCCCGGATACCACCCACAGCTCCCACATCACCCGCAGGCCCAACGGCAAGACCTGGAGCACCAAGCGGCCAGCTATCTCCCCTGCCTACAGCAACGAGAACGCCCAAGGGTCCTGGAACGGGGACCAGGATGCAGGGCCACTCCTGGTGGAGAACCCTCGTGACTACTCCACTGAATTAAGTGTCACCATCGCCGTAGGGGCCTCCCTCCTGTTCCTTAACGTTCTGGCCTTTGCTGCCCTCTACTACCGTAAGGACAAACGGCGTCAGGAGCCCCTGCGGCAGCCTAGCCCTCAGAGGGGAACCGGGGCCCCTGAATTGGGAGCTGCTCCTGAGGAGGAGCTAGCAGCATTGCAGCTGGGCCCCACCCATCATGAGTGTGAGGCCGGTCCCCCCCATGACACACTGCGCCTCACTGCATTGCCCGACTACACGCTGACCCTGAGGCGCTCCCCTGATGACATCCCACTCATGACCCCCAACACCATCACTATGATTCCCAACTCCCTGGTGGGGCTGCAGACATTGCACCCCTATAACACCTTTGCCACAGGGTTCAACAGTACTGGGCTGCCCCACTCACACTCCACTACCCGGGTATAG
- the NLGN3 gene encoding neuroligin-3 isoform X1, with protein sequence MWLRLGPPSLSLSPKPTVGQSLCLTLWFLSLVLKASTQAPAPTVNTHFGKLRGARVPLPSEILGPVDQYLGVPYAAPPIGEKRFLPPEPPPSWSGIRNATHFPPVCPQNIHTAVPEVMLPVWFTANLDIVATYIQEPNEDCLYLNVYVPTEDVKRISKECARKPNKKICRKGGSGAKKQGEDLADNDGDEDEDIRDSGAKPVMVYIHGGSYMEGTGNMIDGSVLASYGNVIVITLNYRVGVLGFLSTGDQAAKGNYGLLDQIQALRWVSENIAFFGGDPRRITVFGSGIGASCVSLLTLSHHSEGLFQRAIIQSGSALSSWAVNYQPVKYTSLLADKVGCNVLDTVDMVDCLRQKSAKELVEQDIQPARYHVAFGPVIDGDVIPDDPEILMEQGEFLNYDIMLGVNQGEGLKFVEGVVDPEDGVSGTDFDYSVSNFVDNLYGYPEGKDTLRETIKFMYTDWADRDNPETRRKTLVALFTDHQWVEPSVVTADLHARYGSPTYFYAFYHHCQSLMKPAWSDAAHGDEVPYVFGVPMVGPTDLFPCNFSKNDVMLSAVVMTYWTNFAKTGDPNKPVPQDTKFIHTKANRFEEVAWSKYNPRDQLYLHIGLKPRVRDHYRATKVAFWKHLVPHLYNLHDMFHYTSTTTKVPPPDTTHSSHITRRPNGKTWSTKRPAISPAYSNENAQGSWNGDQDAGPLLVENPRDYSTELSVTIAVGASLLFLNVLAFAALYYRKDKRRQEPLRQPSPQRGTGAPELGAAPEEELAALQLGPTHHECEAGPPHDTLRLTALPDYTLTLRRSPDDIPLMTPNTITMIPNSLVGLQTLHPYNTFATGFNSTGLPHSHSTTRV encoded by the exons taaggggTGCACGGGTACCATTGCCCAGTGAGATCCTGGGGCCTGTGGACCAATACCTGGGGGTGCCCTACGCAGCTCCCCCAATCGGCGAGAAACGTTTCCTGCCCCCTGAACCACCCCCATCCTGGTCTGGCATCCGGAACGCCACACACTTTCCCCCAGTGTGCCCCCAGAACATCCACACAGCTGTGCCCGAAGTCATGCTGCCCGTCTGGTTCACTGCCAACTTGGATATCGTCGCTACTTACATCCAGGAACCCAACGAAGACTGCCTCTACCTGAACGTCTACGTGCCCACGGAGGATG tAAAGCGGATTTCCAAGGAATGCGCCCGAAAGCCCAACAAGAAAATTTGTAGGAAAGGAG GATCCGGCGCTAAGAAACAGGGCGAGGACTTAGCGGATAATGACGGGGATGAAGATGAAG ACATCCGGGACAGTGGCGCTAAGCCCGTCATGGTCTACATCCATGGAGGCTCTTACATGGAAGGGACAGGCAACATGATTGACGGCAGCGTCCTCGCCAGTTATGGCAACGTCATCGTCATCACCCTCAACTATCGGGTTGGGGTGCTAG GTTTCCTGAGCACTGGAGATCAGGCTGCCAAGGGCAACTATGGGCTCCTTGACCAAATCCAGGCCCTCCGCTGGGTGAGCGAGAATATTGCCTTCTTTGGTGGCGATCCCCGCCGTATTACCGTCTTTGGCTCGGGCATTGGTGCATCCTGTGTCAGCCTCCTCACGTTGTCGCATCACTCTGAGG GGCTTTTCCAGAGGGCCATCATCCAAAGTGGTTCTGCTCTGTCCAGTTGGGCTGTGAACTACCAACCAGTGAAGTACACCAGCCTGCTGGCAGACAAGGTGGGCTGTAACGTGCTAGACACAGTGGATATGGTAGACTGTCTTCGGCAAAAGAGTGCCAAGGAGCTGGTAGAGCAAGACATCCAGCCAGCCCGCTACCATGTGGCCTTCGGCCCTGTGATTGACGGTGATGTCATTCCTGATGACCCTGAGATTCTCATGGAACAGGGTGAGTTCCTCAACTATGACATCATGCTAGGTGTCAACCAGGGTGAGGGGCTCAAGTTTGTGGAAGGGGTGGTAGACCCTGAGGATGGTGTCTCTGGCACTGACTTTGACTACTCCGTCTCCAACTTTGTGGACAACCTGTATGGCTATCCTGAGGGTAAGGACACCCTGCGGGAGACCATCAAATTCATGTACACAGACTGGGCAGACCGTGACAACCCTGAGACCCGCCGTAAAACACTGGTGGCACTCTTCACCGACCACCAGTGGGTGGAGCCTTCGGTGGTGACAGCTGATCTGCATGCCCGCTATGGCTCACCTACCTACTTCTACGCCTTCTACCATCACTGCCAGAGCCTCATGAAGCCTGCCTGGTCAGATGCAGCTCATGGGGACGAAGTACCCTACGTTTTCGGCGTCCCTATGGTAGGCCCCACTGACCTCTTCCCCTGCAACTTCTCCAAGAATGACGTTATGCTCAGTGCTGTCGTCATGACCTACTGGACCAACTTTGCCAAGACCGG GGATCCCAACAAGCCGGTCCCCCAGGACACCAAGTTCATTCACACCAAGGCCAACCGCTTTGAGGAAGTGGCCTGGTCCAAATATAATCCCCGAGACCAGCTCTACCTTCACATCGGGCTGAAACCGAGGGTCCGCGATCATTACCGGGCCACTAAGGTGGCCTTTTGGAAGCACCTGGTGCCCCACCTATACAACCTGCATGACATGTTCCACTATACGTCCACAACCACCAAAGTGCCGCCCCCGGATACCACCCACAGCTCCCACATCACCCGCAGGCCCAACGGCAAGACCTGGAGCACCAAGCGGCCAGCTATCTCCCCTGCCTACAGCAACGAGAACGCCCAAGGGTCCTGGAACGGGGACCAGGATGCAGGGCCACTCCTGGTGGAGAACCCTCGTGACTACTCCACTGAATTAAGTGTCACCATCGCCGTAGGGGCCTCCCTCCTGTTCCTTAACGTTCTGGCCTTTGCTGCCCTCTACTACCGTAAGGACAAACGGCGTCAGGAGCCCCTGCGGCAGCCTAGCCCTCAGAGGGGAACCGGGGCCCCTGAATTGGGAGCTGCTCCTGAGGAGGAGCTAGCAGCATTGCAGCTGGGCCCCACCCATCATGAGTGTGAGGCCGGTCCCCCCCATGACACACTGCGCCTCACTGCATTGCCCGACTACACGCTGACCCTGAGGCGCTCCCCTGATGACATCCCACTCATGACCCCCAACACCATCACTATGATTCCCAACTCCCTGGTGGGGCTGCAGACATTGCACCCCTATAACACCTTTGCCACAGGGTTCAACAGTACTGGGCTGCCCCACTCACACTCCACTACCCGGGTATAG
- the NLGN3 gene encoding neuroligin-3 isoform X3 gives MWLRLGPPSLSLSPKPTVGQSLCLTLWFLSLVLKASTQAPAPTVNTHFGKLRGARVPLPSEILGPVDQYLGVPYAAPPIGEKRFLPPEPPPSWSGIRNATHFPPVCPQNIHTAVPEVMLPVWFTANLDIVATYIQEPNEDCLYLNVYVPTEDDIRDSGAKPVMVYIHGGSYMEGTGNMIDGSVLASYGNVIVITLNYRVGVLGFLSTGDQAAKGNYGLLDQIQALRWVSENIAFFGGDPRRITVFGSGIGASCVSLLTLSHHSEGLFQRAIIQSGSALSSWAVNYQPVKYTSLLADKVGCNVLDTVDMVDCLRQKSAKELVEQDIQPARYHVAFGPVIDGDVIPDDPEILMEQGEFLNYDIMLGVNQGEGLKFVEGVVDPEDGVSGTDFDYSVSNFVDNLYGYPEGKDTLRETIKFMYTDWADRDNPETRRKTLVALFTDHQWVEPSVVTADLHARYGSPTYFYAFYHHCQSLMKPAWSDAAHGDEVPYVFGVPMVGPTDLFPCNFSKNDVMLSAVVMTYWTNFAKTGDPNKPVPQDTKFIHTKANRFEEVAWSKYNPRDQLYLHIGLKPRVRDHYRATKVAFWKHLVPHLYNLHDMFHYTSTTTKVPPPDTTHSSHITRRPNGKTWSTKRPAISPAYSNENAQGSWNGDQDAGPLLVENPRDYSTELSVTIAVGASLLFLNVLAFAALYYRKDKRRQEPLRQPSPQRGTGAPELGAAPEEELAALQLGPTHHECEAGPPHDTLRLTALPDYTLTLRRSPDDIPLMTPNTITMIPNSLVGLQTLHPYNTFATGFNSTGLPHSHSTTRV, from the exons taaggggTGCACGGGTACCATTGCCCAGTGAGATCCTGGGGCCTGTGGACCAATACCTGGGGGTGCCCTACGCAGCTCCCCCAATCGGCGAGAAACGTTTCCTGCCCCCTGAACCACCCCCATCCTGGTCTGGCATCCGGAACGCCACACACTTTCCCCCAGTGTGCCCCCAGAACATCCACACAGCTGTGCCCGAAGTCATGCTGCCCGTCTGGTTCACTGCCAACTTGGATATCGTCGCTACTTACATCCAGGAACCCAACGAAGACTGCCTCTACCTGAACGTCTACGTGCCCACGGAGGATG ACATCCGGGACAGTGGCGCTAAGCCCGTCATGGTCTACATCCATGGAGGCTCTTACATGGAAGGGACAGGCAACATGATTGACGGCAGCGTCCTCGCCAGTTATGGCAACGTCATCGTCATCACCCTCAACTATCGGGTTGGGGTGCTAG GTTTCCTGAGCACTGGAGATCAGGCTGCCAAGGGCAACTATGGGCTCCTTGACCAAATCCAGGCCCTCCGCTGGGTGAGCGAGAATATTGCCTTCTTTGGTGGCGATCCCCGCCGTATTACCGTCTTTGGCTCGGGCATTGGTGCATCCTGTGTCAGCCTCCTCACGTTGTCGCATCACTCTGAGG GGCTTTTCCAGAGGGCCATCATCCAAAGTGGTTCTGCTCTGTCCAGTTGGGCTGTGAACTACCAACCAGTGAAGTACACCAGCCTGCTGGCAGACAAGGTGGGCTGTAACGTGCTAGACACAGTGGATATGGTAGACTGTCTTCGGCAAAAGAGTGCCAAGGAGCTGGTAGAGCAAGACATCCAGCCAGCCCGCTACCATGTGGCCTTCGGCCCTGTGATTGACGGTGATGTCATTCCTGATGACCCTGAGATTCTCATGGAACAGGGTGAGTTCCTCAACTATGACATCATGCTAGGTGTCAACCAGGGTGAGGGGCTCAAGTTTGTGGAAGGGGTGGTAGACCCTGAGGATGGTGTCTCTGGCACTGACTTTGACTACTCCGTCTCCAACTTTGTGGACAACCTGTATGGCTATCCTGAGGGTAAGGACACCCTGCGGGAGACCATCAAATTCATGTACACAGACTGGGCAGACCGTGACAACCCTGAGACCCGCCGTAAAACACTGGTGGCACTCTTCACCGACCACCAGTGGGTGGAGCCTTCGGTGGTGACAGCTGATCTGCATGCCCGCTATGGCTCACCTACCTACTTCTACGCCTTCTACCATCACTGCCAGAGCCTCATGAAGCCTGCCTGGTCAGATGCAGCTCATGGGGACGAAGTACCCTACGTTTTCGGCGTCCCTATGGTAGGCCCCACTGACCTCTTCCCCTGCAACTTCTCCAAGAATGACGTTATGCTCAGTGCTGTCGTCATGACCTACTGGACCAACTTTGCCAAGACCGG GGATCCCAACAAGCCGGTCCCCCAGGACACCAAGTTCATTCACACCAAGGCCAACCGCTTTGAGGAAGTGGCCTGGTCCAAATATAATCCCCGAGACCAGCTCTACCTTCACATCGGGCTGAAACCGAGGGTCCGCGATCATTACCGGGCCACTAAGGTGGCCTTTTGGAAGCACCTGGTGCCCCACCTATACAACCTGCATGACATGTTCCACTATACGTCCACAACCACCAAAGTGCCGCCCCCGGATACCACCCACAGCTCCCACATCACCCGCAGGCCCAACGGCAAGACCTGGAGCACCAAGCGGCCAGCTATCTCCCCTGCCTACAGCAACGAGAACGCCCAAGGGTCCTGGAACGGGGACCAGGATGCAGGGCCACTCCTGGTGGAGAACCCTCGTGACTACTCCACTGAATTAAGTGTCACCATCGCCGTAGGGGCCTCCCTCCTGTTCCTTAACGTTCTGGCCTTTGCTGCCCTCTACTACCGTAAGGACAAACGGCGTCAGGAGCCCCTGCGGCAGCCTAGCCCTCAGAGGGGAACCGGGGCCCCTGAATTGGGAGCTGCTCCTGAGGAGGAGCTAGCAGCATTGCAGCTGGGCCCCACCCATCATGAGTGTGAGGCCGGTCCCCCCCATGACACACTGCGCCTCACTGCATTGCCCGACTACACGCTGACCCTGAGGCGCTCCCCTGATGACATCCCACTCATGACCCCCAACACCATCACTATGATTCCCAACTCCCTGGTGGGGCTGCAGACATTGCACCCCTATAACACCTTTGCCACAGGGTTCAACAGTACTGGGCTGCCCCACTCACACTCCACTACCCGGGTATAG